In the Helianthus annuus cultivar XRQ/B chromosome 11, HanXRQr2.0-SUNRISE, whole genome shotgun sequence genome, one interval contains:
- the LOC110924786 gene encoding EP1-like glycoprotein 3 has product MGQIRYNSSLSYLRLGIDGNLRLYTYRADVIRNAWSLLYTMFDKREDEGGMTFEDECHLPNRCGKFGLCEDSQCVGCPTPNGVFAWSKDCDTKSPGCKASGFKYYEVKGVDHFTVKYTGGTGPVKRSDCESKCTKDCKCMGYFYHTDRSRCWIAYELKTLTRVGNSTSSAYIKIPIS; this is encoded by the coding sequence ATGGGACAAATTCGGTACAATAGCTCATTATCATATCTCCGATTGGGCATCGATGGGAACCTACGACTCTACACGTACCGTGCAGATGTGATACGAAACGCATGGAGCTTGTTGTACACTATGTTTGATAAGCGTGAGGACGAGGGTGGGATGACATTTGAAGACGAGTGTCACTTACCCAATCGGTGTGGGAAGTTCGGGCTTTGTGAGGACAGCCAGTGTGTTGGATGCCCGACACCAAATGGGGTCTTTGCGTGGAGCAAAGATTGTGACACCAAGTCACCGGGTTGTAAGGCGAGTGGATTTAAATACTATGAAGTCAAAGGGGTCGACCATTTCACAGTTAAGTATACCGGCGGGACTGGACCAGTGAAACGTAGCGATTGCGAGAGCAAATGCACGAAGGATTGCAAGTGCATGGGATATTTCTATCATACGGATAGGTCGAGGTGTTGGATTGCTTACGAGTTGAAAACATTGACGAGGGTTGGGAACTCGACTAGTTCTGCATACATCAAAATACCCATCTCCTAG